From the Rhinatrema bivittatum chromosome 7, aRhiBiv1.1, whole genome shotgun sequence genome, one window contains:
- the DUSP5 gene encoding dual specificity protein phosphatase 5, with translation MAAAAVKSMDCRLLRKTLRKEAARCLVLDCRPYLAFSALSVRGSLNVNLNSVVIRRVRGGPAPVHFVVPDEAARARLRDGGVSAVVVLDEATAHWRKLREDSTAQIALNTLLSLQAAPKVCFLKGGFTTFYSQYPECCIEEKSFSLEGSEMDRNLNNHCDKQGSNPKPPYDQGNPVEILPFLYLGSAYHASRCEFLANLHITALLNVSRKNSDSFKEQYHYKWIPVEDNHTADISSHFQEAIDFIDTVRHAGGRVLVHCEAGISRSPTICMAYLMKTKRLRLEEAFDYIKHRRSMISPNFGFMGQLLHYEAEILSSTGSPHMTSCKREAVSFFTEELTLSKSFDGSCYVFPTSVLTSVPIRSPVHQLKVSPITASSSC, from the exons atggcggcggcggcggtgaaATCCATGGACTGCCGCCTGCTGCGGAAGACCCTGCGGAAGGAGGCGGCGCGCTGCCTGGTGCTGGACTGCCGGCCTTACCTGGCCTTCTCCGCCCTCAGCGTCCGGGGCTCCCTCAACGTCAACCTCAACTCGGTGGTGATCCGGCGGGTGCGCGGCGGGCCCGCCCCCGTGCACTTCGTGGTGCCCGACGAGGCCGCCCGCGCCCGCCTGCGGGACGGCGGCGTCTCGGCGGTGGTGGTGCTGGACGAGGCCACCGCGCACTGGCGGAAGCTGCGGGAGGACAGCACGGCCCAGATCGCCCTGAACACGCTGCTGAGCCTGCAGGCGGCCCCCAAGGTCTGCTTCCTGAAAG GAGGATTTACAACATTTTACTCTCAATATCCTGAGTGCTGTATAgaagaaaaatcattttctctAGAAGGAAGTGAAATGGACAGAAACCTCAACAACCACTGTGACAAGCAGGGCAGCAACCCCAAGCCTCCTTATGATCAG GGCAATCCAGTTGAAATCCTTCCCTTTCTCTACCTTGGCAGTGCCTACCACGCTTCCAGATGTGAATTCTTGGCAAATCTTCACATTACAGCCTTACTCAATGTTTCCAGGAAAAACTCGGACTCTTTCAAAGAACAATACCACTATAAGTGGATCCCCGTGGAGGACAACCACACGGCGGACATCAGCTCTCACTTCCAGGAGGCCATAGACTTCATCG ACACTGTCAGACATGCCGGGGGCAGAGTCCTGGTTCACTGTGAGGCTGGCATCTCAAGGTCCCCCACCATTTGTATGGCTTACCTCATGAAAACCAAGAGACTGCGCCTGGAGGAGGCGTTTGACTACATCAAGCACCGTAGGAGTATGATCTCACCCAACTTTGGTTTCATGGGCCAGTTACTGCACTATGAAGCGGAGATCCTCTCCTCCACTGGCAGCCCCCACATGACATCCtgtaagagagaggctgtgtcCTTTTTTACTGAAGAGCTGACTTTAAGCAAGAGCTTTGATGGCTCTTGCTATGTGTTTCCTACCTCCGTTTTGACTTCTGTGCCCATTCGCTCTCCCGTGCACCAGCTGAAAGTGAGCCCCATCACGGCATCGTCATCCTGCTAA